One genomic segment of Pelagerythrobacter marensis includes these proteins:
- a CDS encoding superoxide dismutase family protein, with protein sequence MTRLPVLAAAVASISLAGCASTPAPTAETLGTAQLSLANGAPAGTAEIVAAGDHVSMHVTVSGIDAGPHGFHLHTTGACRAPDFKSAGGHLNPTDNEHGAENPDGSHFGDLPNLQVGSNRTASASFDLGHGRARAMEWLFDADGTAVVIHAGADDYRSDPAGNAGARIACGVLEQG encoded by the coding sequence ATGACTCGTCTTCCCGTACTCGCCGCCGCAGTTGCATCGATCTCGCTCGCCGGATGCGCATCGACGCCGGCACCCACCGCTGAGACCCTCGGCACGGCGCAGCTCTCGCTCGCCAATGGGGCGCCGGCAGGCACGGCCGAAATCGTCGCTGCGGGCGATCACGTTTCCATGCATGTGACCGTCAGCGGCATCGACGCGGGTCCTCATGGGTTTCACCTGCACACGACGGGTGCGTGCCGAGCGCCGGATTTCAAATCCGCCGGCGGCCATCTCAATCCGACCGATAACGAACATGGAGCCGAAAACCCGGACGGCAGCCATTTCGGCGATCTGCCCAACCTGCAGGTAGGCAGCAACCGCACCGCCTCCGCCTCGTTCGATCTCGGTCACGGCCGCGCGCGGGCGATGGAATGGCTGTTCGATGCCGATGGCACGGCAGTGGTGATCCACGCCGGGGCCGACGACTATCGCAGCGACCCAGCGGGCAACGCAGGCGCGCGCATTGCCTGCGGCGTGCTCGAACAGGGCTGA
- a CDS encoding spinster family MFS transporter — MNEPQAEAPQAQSGAVPDNDKVPAYSWYALGVLVVIYVLNFIDRQILSILANDIKLDLGVEDDYLGFLYGTAFAVFYALFGIPLGRLADSWKRIRLMSLGLALWSAMTALSGFARDTATLTAARIGVGVGEATASPAAYSLISDWFPARLRATALAIYSSGLYIGGGVSLLIGGLVVENWNAAFPDGGPLGLAGWQAAFLAVGIPGVLLAFWVMTLREPVRGAIDGLPTPEDPHPFRGFVNELLQVIPPFTVIGAAMRGLPALALNLAGAAFFAVAATVLSRAVPATSSLIDGISDQWLFLGVGYYAVFSWATSLKSRDLPTFRLTWGSPAFLTVVLGYGTVAFISYSAAYWGAPYAERALGADKSDLGWFLGAASAVAGFLGVILGGRMADHLLERYATGRLWVVMFGLLASVPPLILAYSTDSLPLFYVASFVTQLTSASALGAAAASSQALVLPRMRGLATATFFLSTTLVGLGIGPFMVGYVSAVNGDDLSMGVLSTLVVVPIGFVLLLAAIKLVPAAASSLVERARAAGEPL; from the coding sequence ATGAACGAACCACAGGCTGAGGCACCGCAGGCGCAGTCGGGCGCCGTTCCCGACAACGACAAGGTGCCCGCCTACAGCTGGTATGCGCTCGGCGTGCTGGTTGTGATCTACGTTCTCAATTTTATCGACCGGCAGATTCTCTCGATCCTGGCCAACGACATCAAGCTCGATCTGGGCGTGGAAGACGACTACCTCGGCTTTCTCTACGGCACGGCCTTTGCTGTGTTCTACGCGCTGTTTGGCATTCCGCTGGGCCGGCTGGCGGATAGCTGGAAACGCATCAGACTGATGAGCCTGGGCCTGGCGCTGTGGTCGGCGATGACGGCCCTTTCGGGCTTTGCACGCGATACCGCGACGTTAACGGCAGCACGGATCGGTGTCGGGGTCGGGGAGGCGACAGCCAGCCCGGCGGCCTATTCGTTGATTTCCGACTGGTTTCCCGCGCGCCTGCGCGCGACCGCGCTCGCGATCTATTCGTCCGGCCTCTACATCGGTGGCGGGGTCTCGCTTCTGATCGGCGGGCTGGTGGTGGAAAACTGGAACGCCGCCTTTCCCGACGGCGGCCCGCTAGGGCTGGCCGGATGGCAGGCGGCCTTCCTTGCCGTTGGCATTCCGGGCGTGTTGCTGGCGTTCTGGGTCATGACCCTGCGCGAGCCGGTGCGCGGGGCGATAGACGGGTTGCCGACGCCTGAAGATCCCCACCCGTTCCGGGGTTTCGTGAACGAACTGCTGCAGGTCATCCCGCCTTTCACCGTCATCGGCGCGGCGATGCGCGGGCTGCCGGCGCTGGCGCTGAATCTCGCAGGCGCGGCGTTCTTTGCGGTCGCGGCAACCGTTCTCTCGCGCGCGGTCCCGGCAACTTCTTCGCTGATCGACGGAATATCCGACCAATGGCTGTTTCTCGGCGTGGGTTACTACGCCGTGTTCAGTTGGGCGACGTCGCTCAAGTCGCGCGATCTGCCGACGTTCCGCCTCACCTGGGGATCACCCGCGTTCCTCACCGTCGTGCTCGGCTACGGAACCGTGGCTTTCATCTCGTACTCCGCCGCCTATTGGGGCGCGCCCTATGCCGAGCGTGCGCTGGGTGCCGACAAGAGCGATCTTGGCTGGTTCCTGGGCGCGGCGTCGGCCGTCGCGGGTTTCCTCGGCGTGATCCTCGGCGGCCGAATGGCGGACCATCTGCTGGAACGGTATGCCACCGGCCGTCTGTGGGTCGTCATGTTCGGCCTGCTTGCTTCGGTTCCGCCGCTCATCCTTGCGTACAGCACGGACAGCCTGCCGCTGTTCTACGTGGCGAGCTTCGTTACGCAGCTAACTTCGGCATCGGCGCTCGGCGCAGCGGCGGCGAGCAGTCAGGCGCTGGTTCTGCCCCGGATGCGCGGACTGGCGACGGCGACGTTCTTCCTGTCGACCACGCTGGTTGGTCTGGGCATCGGACCGTTCATGGTCGGATACGTTTCAGCCGTGAATGGCGATGATCTCTCGATGGGAGTCCTGTCGACGCTGGTCGTGGTCCCGATCGGGTTCGTCCTGCTTCTGGCGGCGATCAAGCTTGTCCCGGCCGCGGCCAGTTCGCTCGTCGAACGCGCACGCGCCGCGGGCGAGCCGCTGTAG
- a CDS encoding Hsp33 family molecular chaperone HslO, with protein MTQEVETFADRLLGFAIPGRDARGKAVRLDRTIDEILAAHDYPPAITHLLAEALVLATLAGGLLKDASGQLTMQAQTEEGVVRLLVCDYRDGALRGYVDFDGARLDGLGANPSLPALFGKGYLAITFDMNDGQGRYQGVVPLEGESLAEAVESYFAQSEQVPTLIRVAAHAGPEGCIAGGILVQHLADGEEGRERLHVRPDHPEWEHVAVLAGSTRHEELTDPGLSMEALVWRLFHEESTVRIQPGPDIVRGCRCSVEHYEQVIARFPEQDRAEMRDEAGKILVDCAFCSKVFEIEA; from the coding sequence ATGACGCAAGAGGTTGAAACATTCGCCGACAGGCTGCTGGGCTTCGCGATCCCCGGGCGTGACGCGCGCGGCAAGGCCGTGCGGCTCGACCGTACGATCGACGAGATTCTCGCCGCGCACGACTATCCGCCCGCCATCACCCACCTTCTGGCCGAAGCGCTGGTTCTGGCGACTCTGGCCGGAGGCTTGCTGAAAGACGCAAGCGGTCAGTTGACGATGCAGGCCCAGACCGAAGAAGGTGTGGTGCGCCTCCTGGTCTGCGATTATCGCGACGGGGCCTTGCGGGGTTATGTCGATTTTGACGGGGCGCGGCTGGACGGTCTTGGCGCAAACCCGTCGCTCCCGGCTTTGTTCGGCAAGGGTTATCTCGCGATCACCTTCGACATGAACGACGGCCAGGGGCGCTATCAGGGGGTGGTTCCGCTGGAAGGCGAATCGCTGGCGGAGGCCGTCGAAAGCTACTTCGCCCAATCGGAGCAGGTGCCCACGCTGATCCGTGTGGCCGCGCACGCTGGCCCCGAAGGGTGCATTGCCGGCGGGATTCTCGTTCAGCACCTTGCCGATGGTGAGGAGGGGCGGGAAAGGCTCCACGTGCGCCCCGATCACCCTGAATGGGAGCATGTCGCAGTGCTCGCCGGAAGTACGCGGCACGAGGAACTGACCGATCCCGGCCTGTCGATGGAGGCGCTTGTCTGGCGCCTGTTCCACGAGGAATCGACGGTGCGCATTCAGCCCGGCCCGGATATCGTGCGTGGATGCCGGTGTTCGGTGGAGCACTACGAACAGGTCATCGCGCGTTTCCCCGAACAGGACCGTGCCGAGATGCGCGACGAGGCCGGGAAAATCCTGGTCGATTGCGCGTTCTGTTCCAAAGTGTTCGAAATCGAAGCGTAA
- a CDS encoding DUF3617 domain-containing protein, whose amino-acid sequence MDSLSQKLAGDRMMTFSRIALVAVLIAGGALFPAAAQAPGLAMLDRLEPGAWELRPRDGGERQRICIGNGRDLIQLRHPDSNCSHYVVEDGTSEVTVQYTCRGSNYGRTSIRRENASLVQIESQGIARGLPFQFTAEARRVGNCH is encoded by the coding sequence ATGGATAGTCTGTCGCAGAAACTGGCCGGAGATCGAATGATGACGTTCAGCCGCATTGCACTTGTCGCGGTGCTGATCGCAGGCGGTGCGCTGTTCCCCGCGGCGGCACAGGCGCCCGGCCTTGCCATGCTCGACCGGCTCGAACCCGGGGCGTGGGAACTGCGCCCGCGCGATGGGGGCGAGCGGCAGCGGATCTGTATCGGAAACGGGCGGGACCTGATCCAGCTGCGCCACCCCGACAGCAATTGTTCGCATTACGTGGTCGAAGACGGCACCAGCGAAGTGACTGTGCAATACACATGTCGCGGCAGCAATTACGGGCGCACGAGCATCCGCCGCGAAAACGCCTCCCTCGTTCAGATCGAAAGCCAGGGGATCGCACGCGGTCTGCCGTTTCAGTTCACGGCGGAAGCGCGCCGGGTTGGCAATTGCCACTGA
- a CDS encoding aspartate aminotransferase family protein, with the protein MSITPLMPVYPRCGVRPVRGDHCHLIDEDGTRYLDFASGIAVNLLGHSHKGLIGAIQRQAATLMHVSNLYGSPQGEALAQRLVDKTFADTVFFTNSGAEAVECAIKTARAYHQAAGAEERHELITFTSAFHGRTMATISASNQEKMHKGFAPLLGGFRYVEFDDLEGARAAIGPATAGFLVEPIQGEGGIRPASQEFMSGLRALADEHDLMLVLDEVQSGVARTGKFYAHEHYGIEPDVLATAKGIGGGFPFGACLATEKAARGMTFGTHGSTYGGNPLAMAAGMAVMDAVANDEFLAEVTEKGERIRTRLEQFIGNYPELFELVRGTGLMLGIRMKVESRPFFVHLRDKHQLLTVAAGDNTLRVLPPLVIGDAEIDEFFEKLSAGAADYQIPEAG; encoded by the coding sequence ATGTCGATCACGCCGCTCATGCCCGTCTACCCGCGTTGCGGAGTGCGCCCGGTGCGCGGCGACCATTGCCATCTGATCGACGAAGACGGCACGCGCTATCTCGATTTCGCCAGCGGCATTGCGGTCAACCTGCTCGGCCATAGCCACAAGGGGCTGATCGGTGCGATTCAGCGCCAGGCCGCGACGCTGATGCACGTGTCCAATCTCTATGGCAGCCCGCAGGGCGAAGCCCTGGCGCAGCGGCTGGTCGACAAGACGTTCGCCGATACGGTGTTCTTCACCAATTCGGGCGCTGAAGCGGTGGAATGCGCGATCAAGACCGCGCGCGCCTATCACCAGGCTGCCGGAGCGGAAGAACGCCACGAACTGATCACCTTCACCAGCGCGTTCCACGGGCGTACGATGGCAACCATCAGCGCATCGAACCAGGAAAAGATGCACAAGGGCTTCGCCCCGCTGCTGGGCGGCTTCCGGTACGTCGAATTCGACGATCTCGAAGGCGCCAGGGCTGCTATTGGCCCGGCCACAGCAGGCTTTCTGGTCGAACCGATTCAGGGCGAGGGCGGCATTCGCCCTGCATCGCAGGAATTCATGAGCGGCCTGCGCGCACTGGCAGACGAGCATGACCTGATGCTGGTCCTCGACGAAGTGCAATCGGGCGTGGCGCGGACCGGCAAGTTCTATGCTCACGAACACTATGGCATCGAACCCGATGTCCTCGCCACGGCCAAGGGTATCGGCGGCGGCTTCCCGTTCGGCGCCTGCCTCGCGACAGAGAAGGCCGCACGGGGCATGACTTTCGGCACGCATGGATCGACATACGGCGGCAATCCGCTGGCAATGGCCGCAGGGATGGCGGTGATGGACGCGGTCGCCAATGACGAATTCCTCGCCGAAGTGACCGAGAAGGGGGAGCGCATCCGCACGCGGCTCGAACAGTTCATCGGCAACTATCCCGAACTGTTCGAACTGGTCCGGGGTACCGGCCTTATGCTCGGGATCAGGATGAAGGTCGAAAGCCGTCCGTTCTTCGTCCACTTGCGCGACAAGCACCAGTTGCTGACCGTCGCAGCCGGAGACAACACGCTTCGCGTTCTGCCGCCGCTGGTCATTGGCGATGCCGAAATCGACGAGTTTTTCGAGAAACTGTCGGCCGGTGCGGCCGATTACCAGATTCCTGAAGCGGGATGA
- a CDS encoding cold-shock protein — protein sequence MGYDRGRRGRGRDKRDGFGEDGFDPFGGPPGDFGQSNFGGSDRFGGGGDRFGGGGGGGDRFGGGDRGGPRGGGGAGGGGGGFNRMPAQVVGTGKGTVKFFNSQKGFGFIQQETGGEDVFVHISAVERAGLEGLGEGQELEFNLVDRGGKISAQDLQIVGDVVPVESRGPSPSGDRPAAPQRELTGEKATGTVKFFNSMKGFGFLVRDDGQPDAFVHISAVERSGLTAINEGERYEFDLEVDRRGKYSAVNLVPVQG from the coding sequence ATGGGTTATGATAGAGGCCGCCGGGGTCGCGGACGCGACAAGCGCGATGGTTTCGGTGAAGATGGTTTCGATCCTTTCGGTGGACCTCCCGGAGATTTCGGCCAAAGCAATTTCGGCGGTAGCGACCGGTTCGGCGGGGGCGGTGATCGCTTCGGCGGCGGTGGCGGCGGCGGCGACCGTTTCGGCGGTGGTGACCGCGGCGGCCCGCGCGGTGGCGGTGGTGCTGGCGGCGGTGGCGGCGGTTTCAACCGCATGCCCGCCCAGGTCGTCGGTACCGGCAAGGGTACGGTAAAGTTCTTCAATTCGCAGAAGGGTTTCGGTTTCATCCAGCAGGAAACCGGCGGCGAGGACGTGTTCGTTCACATCAGCGCGGTCGAGCGTGCCGGGCTCGAAGGGCTGGGCGAAGGACAGGAACTGGAATTCAATCTGGTCGATCGCGGCGGGAAGATTTCCGCGCAGGATCTCCAGATCGTGGGTGATGTCGTTCCGGTCGAATCGCGCGGCCCGAGCCCGAGCGGCGATCGCCCTGCGGCTCCGCAGCGCGAGCTTACCGGCGAGAAGGCAACCGGTACGGTCAAGTTCTTCAATTCGATGAAAGGCTTCGGTTTCCTCGTCCGTGACGATGGCCAGCCCGATGCCTTTGTGCACATCAGTGCGGTCGAACGGTCCGGGCTGACCGCGATCAACGAGGGCGAACGCTATGAATTCGACCTCGAGGTCGATCGACGAGGCAAGTACTCGGCGGTCAACCTGGTGCCCGTACAGGGCTGA
- a CDS encoding TIGR01244 family sulfur transferase yields MTDFRRLSDSVFASPQIMPGDIAAAKAAGIALVINNRPDGEAEDQPTGAEIENAAHEAGLDYCAIPVGGAGFGEVQVEAMAQALDAADGPVLAYCRSGTRSTLLWSLAQAREGRDPDEIAAAAQAAGYDITPIRPAVDMLAARARA; encoded by the coding sequence ATGACCGATTTTCGCCGCCTGAGCGACAGCGTGTTTGCAAGCCCCCAGATCATGCCCGGCGATATCGCCGCTGCAAAAGCGGCCGGGATTGCGCTGGTCATCAACAACCGCCCCGATGGTGAGGCCGAAGATCAGCCGACCGGCGCGGAGATCGAGAACGCAGCGCACGAGGCCGGGCTGGATTACTGCGCCATTCCCGTGGGCGGCGCGGGCTTCGGCGAAGTTCAGGTGGAAGCGATGGCCCAGGCGCTGGACGCGGCGGATGGCCCGGTTCTCGCCTATTGCCGGTCGGGCACACGTTCCACCCTGCTGTGGTCGCTCGCCCAGGCGCGCGAAGGGCGCGACCCGGACGAGATCGCGGCGGCCGCGCAGGCGGCGGGATACGATATTACCCCCATCCGCCCGGCGGTCGACATGCTGGCCGCCCGCGCGCGGGCCTGA
- the queC gene encoding 7-cyano-7-deazaguanine synthase QueC, whose protein sequence is MGSESGKTNNPAVVLLSGGLDSMVAAAIAREQGFRLNALTIDYGQRHRVELDAARRIATALDCERHVVLPLDLTIFGGSALTDDIAVPTDGVGEDIPVTYVPARNIVFLSLTLAWAETVGADDIFIGVNALDYSGYPDCRPEFIAAFEQMARIGTKAGAEGSALSIRAPLQFMSKAQIAAEAARLSLDTGMSWSCYAPTEAGLACGLCDSCRLRQKGFAEAGIEDGITYERTTG, encoded by the coding sequence ATGGGTTCGGAATCTGGCAAGACGAATAATCCCGCTGTCGTACTGCTTTCGGGCGGTCTCGATTCGATGGTCGCCGCCGCGATCGCGCGCGAACAGGGCTTCCGCCTCAATGCGCTGACGATCGATTATGGCCAGCGCCACAGGGTGGAACTGGACGCGGCCCGCAGGATCGCGACGGCTCTGGATTGCGAACGCCACGTCGTGTTGCCGCTCGACCTGACGATATTCGGCGGATCTGCGCTGACCGACGATATCGCCGTTCCGACGGATGGCGTGGGCGAGGATATTCCCGTCACTTACGTTCCGGCGCGCAATATCGTGTTCCTGTCGTTGACGCTCGCCTGGGCCGAGACGGTGGGCGCCGACGACATCTTCATCGGCGTGAACGCGCTCGATTATTCGGGATACCCGGATTGCCGGCCGGAATTCATCGCTGCCTTCGAACAGATGGCCCGCATCGGTACGAAGGCTGGCGCGGAAGGCAGCGCCCTGTCGATCCGCGCGCCGCTGCAATTCATGAGCAAGGCGCAGATCGCCGCCGAGGCGGCGCGCCTCAGCCTCGACACCGGGATGAGCTGGTCCTGCTATGCCCCCACCGAGGCGGGGCTTGCCTGCGGGCTTTGCGATAGCTGCCGATTGCGGCAGAAGGGGTTTGCAGAGGCTGGGATAGAGGACGGGATAACATATGAACGAACCACAGGCTGA
- a CDS encoding DUF2793 domain-containing protein yields the protein MTQPAAFASTTARFALPHLFPAQAQKEFVVNESLARIDALLHCTVEGTANEPPVDPAEGASWIVSDTPAGAWTGQAGAIAAYQAGTWLFLAPNRGMRIFDKSKSAFAHFDGGWHYALPPALPAGGNSIDEEARTAIGNLIETLRVAGILSATG from the coding sequence ATGACACAACCGGCCGCCTTCGCTTCCACCACTGCCAGGTTCGCGCTGCCCCACCTTTTTCCGGCGCAGGCTCAGAAGGAATTCGTGGTCAACGAATCGCTCGCACGGATCGACGCCCTGCTTCACTGCACGGTCGAAGGGACCGCGAACGAGCCCCCCGTCGACCCTGCCGAAGGGGCCAGCTGGATCGTTTCCGACACGCCTGCCGGCGCGTGGACCGGACAGGCCGGAGCCATTGCCGCCTATCAGGCAGGGACCTGGCTATTTCTCGCGCCCAACCGAGGAATGCGTATTTTCGACAAATCCAAATCGGCGTTTGCCCATTTCGATGGCGGGTGGCACTATGCCCTTCCACCAGCGCTGCCTGCGGGCGGCAACTCGATCGACGAAGAGGCGCGAACGGCAATCGGTAACCTGATCGAAACACTTAGAGTTGCAGGGATTCTTTCGGCAACTGGGTGA
- a CDS encoding TerC family protein, with product MDIVALLSDPAAWVALLTLIALEVVLGVDNLIFIAILSNKLPEHQQQRARRIGLSLALIMRIGLLMLIGWIVTLQTPLFDLGLEGAPNAYGEPSFETAFSGRDLILLVGGLFLLWKATKEIHHSMEPADNSGDLLDKTPGLAEAAKATFGTVIAQIVAIDIVFSVDSILTAVGMTDEVPIMVAAVVITVGIMMVAADPLARFIEKNPTLVMLALAFLVMIGLVLIADGFGFHVPKGYIYAAMGFSVGVEILNIVQRRRRTGTAQGDAG from the coding sequence ATGGACATCGTTGCCCTTCTTTCCGATCCGGCCGCATGGGTGGCGCTTCTGACGCTAATCGCGCTGGAGGTCGTGCTCGGCGTCGACAATCTGATCTTCATCGCGATCCTTTCGAACAAGCTGCCCGAACATCAGCAGCAGCGCGCGCGCAGGATCGGCCTGTCGCTCGCGCTGATCATGCGCATCGGGCTGCTGATGCTGATCGGGTGGATCGTGACACTGCAGACGCCGCTGTTCGATCTGGGGCTGGAGGGCGCGCCCAACGCCTATGGCGAACCCAGCTTCGAAACCGCCTTTTCAGGCCGCGATCTGATCCTGCTGGTGGGCGGGCTGTTCCTGTTGTGGAAAGCGACCAAGGAAATCCATCATTCGATGGAACCGGCTGACAATTCCGGCGACCTGCTCGACAAGACGCCCGGCCTCGCCGAAGCGGCGAAGGCGACCTTCGGCACGGTCATTGCGCAGATCGTGGCGATCGACATCGTGTTTTCGGTCGATTCGATCCTTACCGCCGTCGGGATGACCGATGAAGTTCCGATCATGGTGGCTGCCGTCGTGATCACGGTGGGGATCATGATGGTCGCGGCAGATCCGCTGGCCCGATTCATCGAGAAGAACCCCACCCTGGTCATGCTGGCGCTCGCGTTCCTCGTCATGATCGGCCTGGTTCTGATCGCCGATGGGTTCGGGTTCCACGTGCCCAAGGGGTATATCTACGCCGCGATGGGCTTTTCCGTCGGGGTGGAAATCCTCAACATTGTTCAGCGCCGGCGCCGCACCGGCACCGCGCAGGGAGACGCCGGATGA
- a CDS encoding OmpA family protein, with product MRKLVIGLAMASTALASPALARDGQWYIEGQGGPMIVEDLDFDIVDGDGEVVDTVNADTKTGYDFGGVVGYDFGAFRLEADGSYRRAAIDQLVADGEQFDAGGSASALAFMLNGLFDFGDDDGLQGFVGGGAGVARTSVDAMVGGPDLIDDSDTGFAWQALAGVRAPLTDAIDVGLRYRFFNAPNVDLIDASGEAGETRFRSHSILGTLTYNFGGAPAPMVAPPPPPPPPAPTPPPPPPPPPAPVCNKGPYIVFFEFDKSNITPEAATILDNAVSAYTSCGTAAVMLAGHTDRAGSARYNMGLAERRNASVRSYLAGRGVPGARISSEAFGESQPRVPTADGVRELQNRRVEITYGPGSGM from the coding sequence ATGCGGAAACTCGTCATAGGATTGGCGATGGCCTCTACGGCCCTTGCGTCGCCTGCCCTCGCCCGTGACGGCCAATGGTACATCGAAGGCCAGGGTGGCCCGATGATCGTTGAAGATCTCGACTTCGACATCGTCGATGGCGATGGTGAAGTCGTCGATACCGTCAACGCCGATACCAAGACCGGTTACGACTTCGGTGGCGTCGTCGGTTACGACTTCGGTGCATTCCGTCTCGAAGCGGATGGCAGCTATCGCCGTGCCGCGATCGATCAGCTGGTCGCCGATGGCGAGCAGTTCGATGCCGGCGGCAGCGCGAGCGCGCTTGCGTTCATGCTCAACGGTCTGTTCGATTTCGGCGACGATGACGGCCTTCAGGGCTTCGTCGGCGGCGGTGCCGGTGTTGCACGCACCAGCGTCGACGCAATGGTCGGCGGCCCGGACCTCATCGACGATTCGGACACTGGCTTCGCATGGCAGGCCCTCGCCGGCGTGCGTGCGCCGCTGACCGACGCGATCGACGTTGGCCTGCGCTATCGCTTCTTCAACGCTCCAAACGTCGATCTCATCGACGCGAGCGGGGAAGCAGGGGAAACGCGTTTCCGTTCGCACTCGATCCTCGGCACGCTGACGTACAACTTCGGTGGCGCCCCGGCTCCGATGGTGGCACCGCCGCCGCCGCCGCCGCCGCCGGCTCCGACCCCGCCGCCCCCGCCGCCCCCGCCGCCGGCTCCGGTGTGCAACAAGGGCCCGTACATCGTGTTCTTTGAATTCGATAAGTCGAACATCACGCCCGAAGCTGCCACCATTCTGGACAACGCCGTTTCGGCCTACACCAGCTGTGGCACTGCGGCCGTCATGCTTGCCGGTCACACCGACCGTGCCGGTTCGGCTCGCTACAACATGGGCCTGGCCGAGCGTCGTAACGCTTCGGTTCGCAGCTACCTTGCTGGTCGCGGCGTCCCGGGCGCACGGATCTCGAGCGAAGCGTTCGGCGAATCGCAGCCGCGCGTTCCGACCGCGGACGGCGTTCGCGAGCTTCAGAACCGTCGGGTGGAAATCACCTACGGTCCGGGTTCGGGCATGTAA
- the argF gene encoding ornithine carbamoyltransferase has translation MPVRHFLDLSDAGTDAIAAMIDDAQQRKAARAGWPKGRTDADAPLAGHVLAMVFEKNSTRTRVSFDIAMRQLGGSALVLDSASSQLGRGESIADTARVLSRMCDAIMLRTDDHAKAEEMARHASVPVINGLTDRSHPCQIVADLLTIIEQGKPLPGLELAWFGDGNNVLHSVLEAAGLFKFNVRVATPPGYEPEAEFVDMARAGGAKVSLTTDAAEAAEGADVVVTDTWVSMGQDHAHNKLAAMAPFQVNEALMARARPDARFLHCLPAHVGEEVDEKVFEGAQSVVFDEAENRIHAQKSVLLWCFGRL, from the coding sequence ATGCCGGTGCGCCATTTCCTCGACCTTTCGGATGCGGGGACCGATGCCATCGCGGCGATGATCGACGATGCGCAGCAGCGCAAGGCCGCGCGCGCCGGCTGGCCCAAGGGGCGGACCGATGCCGATGCGCCGCTTGCCGGGCACGTGCTCGCCATGGTGTTCGAGAAGAACTCCACCCGAACCCGCGTCAGCTTCGATATCGCCATGCGCCAGCTGGGCGGTTCGGCGCTGGTTCTGGATTCGGCGTCGAGCCAGCTGGGACGCGGCGAATCGATTGCCGACACGGCGCGCGTGCTCAGCCGCATGTGCGACGCGATCATGCTGCGCACCGACGATCATGCCAAGGCCGAAGAGATGGCGCGTCACGCCAGCGTGCCGGTCATCAATGGGCTGACCGACCGTTCGCACCCATGCCAGATCGTCGCCGATCTGCTGACGATCATCGAACAGGGCAAGCCCCTGCCCGGGCTGGAACTCGCCTGGTTTGGCGATGGCAACAACGTGCTGCATTCGGTGCTTGAGGCGGCTGGCCTGTTCAAGTTCAACGTTCGCGTGGCAACGCCGCCGGGCTACGAACCCGAAGCGGAATTTGTCGATATGGCGCGTGCGGGGGGGGCGAAGGTTTCGCTAACGACCGACGCTGCGGAAGCCGCCGAGGGTGCCGATGTCGTCGTTACCGATACCTGGGTGTCGATGGGGCAGGACCATGCCCATAACAAGCTGGCCGCGATGGCGCCGTTTCAGGTCAACGAAGCGCTGATGGCGCGTGCCCGGCCCGATGCCCGCTTTCTCCACTGCCTGCCGGCTCACGTTGGTGAAGAGGTGGACGAGAAAGTGTTCGAAGGCGCGCAATCGGTCGTGTTCGACGAGGCGGAAAACCGCATTCATGCGCAGAAATCGGTTCTGCTGTGGTGCTTCGGACGGCTCTGA